A stretch of Kaistella flava (ex Peng et al. 2021) DNA encodes these proteins:
- a CDS encoding DUF5675 family protein: MELQLIRTSHPTGVNGVLLLDGVELCKTIELPWLENRPRISCIPVGKYRLRKRCSVKFNWHFELMDVPGRSAILIHPANHAALELKGCIAPVLQHTGEGKGSSSRIALERLKDRLYPLLDKGNIIYLTIK, from the coding sequence ATGGAACTTCAATTAATCAGAACCTCACATCCTACTGGAGTCAATGGTGTACTGCTGCTAGACGGGGTAGAACTCTGCAAAACTATTGAGTTACCTTGGTTGGAAAACAGACCGCGGATCTCCTGCATTCCTGTTGGAAAGTATCGATTGCGGAAACGATGCAGTGTCAAATTCAACTGGCATTTTGAATTGATGGACGTGCCGGGGCGCAGCGCTATTTTAATTCATCCCGCCAACCATGCCGCCCTGGAATTGAAAGGGTGTATTGCACCCGTGCTCCAACATACCGGAGAAGGAAAAGGCAGTTCTTCCAGAATTGCTTTGGAACGCTTGAAAGACCGCCTTTATCCCCTCTTGGATAAAGGGAATATCATCTATCTAACCATAAAATAA